In one Bryobacteraceae bacterium genomic region, the following are encoded:
- a CDS encoding response regulator transcription factor produces MAKIRILLADDHTLFRQGIRTLISAEQDMEVVGEASNGGDAVERANETRPDIILMDIGMPGLSSFEATRQIRKARPETKVLFLTMYDDEDYLVEGMEVGASGYVLKDSPSQQLVAAVRDANRGGSYLSPRMLSQLVDDFRSRIKSANRMPRFATLTGREREVLKMLAEGNSVKEIACDLNLSVKTVEAHKFNLMRKLDIHNKAQLVQYAIQKKIIKIPNLS; encoded by the coding sequence ATGGCTAAGATTCGCATTTTGCTGGCGGATGACCACACTCTGTTTCGGCAGGGAATTCGTACCCTGATCTCGGCGGAACAGGATATGGAGGTGGTTGGCGAGGCCTCCAACGGCGGAGACGCAGTGGAACGCGCCAATGAGACCCGTCCGGATATCATCCTCATGGACATCGGGATGCCCGGCCTGTCAAGCTTCGAAGCGACCCGGCAGATCCGCAAGGCGCGTCCGGAGACGAAGGTCCTTTTCCTGACCATGTACGATGACGAGGACTACCTCGTCGAAGGCATGGAGGTCGGCGCCAGCGGCTACGTCCTGAAAGACAGTCCGTCGCAGCAGTTGGTGGCCGCCGTGCGGGACGCCAATCGCGGGGGCAGCTACCTGAGCCCGCGCATGCTCTCGCAACTGGTGGACGACTTCCGCAGTCGCATCAAGTCCGCCAATCGCATGCCGCGTTTCGCCACTCTTACGGGCCGCGAGCGCGAAGTCCTGAAGATGCTTGCCGAGGGCAACTCCGTGAAGGAAATCGCCTGCGATCTGAACCTCAGCGTGAAGACCGTCGAGGCGCACAAGTTCAACCTGATGCGCAAGCTCGACATCCACAACAAGGCGCAGTTGGTGCAGTACGCGATCCAGAAAAAGATCATCAAGATCCCTAACCTTTCCTAG
- a CDS encoding GAF domain-containing sensor histidine kinase, translated as MTNVSQPVLAEAADMLSDQLRMLLTRLGAALRPESDRLESRYVERLRTLGFDLRQRRALAALTVGAAARFLGRRRPPAEFFEQVEYNGRRLAKLNLSPAAIVSALAEYDKLLEPVLEQRLPAECGNFQWVRDQLQFCVLLTLNNAYYHVREAETQAFYEMFWAELQAQNLDDLLRRFLAILARFSKADEGRLYLIDTAGRLVERAAFGEGGPPAKTEALKESARLRKQLERPKHGGPRSGWVLEREWGRKSRGGYRRCWSVPLVAGGRLAGVMQFAFLREYDWLPREHDLLTAAAERCMMAAEKAKLLEDLAAQERQIRQLAENLMHVEEAERRRISHELHDQTGQDLLWIRLQMEMMERDLPPGDEQWRERLATVRDMTERTIVEIRRLIAALSPAVLEQLGLAPALRQMVNRFRMAHPVTVKLQIGRLEPLSKQLETIGYRLVQECLNNVAKHSSCEEVNISVQTDDGILRLLVEDDGVGFHVEDRVLNPDSFGLAGIRERVTLLGGQCRIESTPRQPRSRKRSGTRVIVELPVTGGSSALEVANAGRGITAAAMIPSEDRPPAGESVFRPARGRKTGDRAGVGNAVGR; from the coding sequence GTGACGAACGTCTCGCAACCGGTGTTGGCCGAAGCCGCGGACATGCTCAGCGACCAACTGCGCATGTTGCTGACGCGACTGGGCGCGGCGTTGCGTCCCGAGTCGGACCGGCTGGAGTCGCGGTACGTGGAACGCCTGCGCACCCTGGGATTCGATCTGCGACAGCGGAGGGCGCTGGCTGCATTGACGGTGGGCGCGGCGGCTCGGTTTCTCGGGCGGAGACGTCCGCCGGCGGAGTTCTTCGAACAGGTGGAGTACAACGGCCGCCGGTTGGCGAAGCTGAACCTGTCGCCGGCGGCGATCGTTTCCGCGCTTGCCGAATACGACAAACTGCTCGAACCGGTGTTGGAACAGCGGCTCCCGGCGGAATGTGGAAACTTTCAGTGGGTTCGGGATCAGCTCCAGTTTTGTGTGCTGCTGACCCTGAACAACGCCTACTACCATGTGCGCGAGGCGGAAACGCAAGCGTTCTACGAGATGTTCTGGGCCGAACTGCAGGCGCAGAATCTCGACGATTTGCTGAGGCGCTTTCTCGCGATTCTGGCGCGGTTCAGCAAGGCGGATGAGGGGCGCTTGTACCTGATCGACACTGCGGGCCGGCTGGTGGAGCGGGCGGCATTCGGCGAAGGCGGGCCGCCGGCCAAGACGGAAGCGCTGAAAGAATCGGCGCGGCTGCGAAAACAGCTTGAGCGGCCGAAACACGGTGGGCCGCGCTCGGGCTGGGTTCTCGAACGGGAATGGGGCCGGAAGAGCCGCGGCGGATACCGGCGGTGCTGGTCCGTGCCGCTGGTCGCCGGTGGCCGCTTGGCTGGGGTCATGCAGTTCGCCTTCCTGCGCGAGTATGACTGGCTGCCCAGGGAGCACGATCTGCTTACAGCGGCCGCCGAGCGCTGCATGATGGCAGCGGAGAAGGCAAAGCTGCTGGAGGATCTGGCCGCGCAGGAACGGCAGATTCGCCAACTCGCCGAGAATCTGATGCACGTGGAGGAGGCCGAGCGGCGGCGCATCAGCCACGAACTGCACGACCAGACGGGGCAGGATCTGCTTTGGATCCGCCTGCAGATGGAGATGATGGAACGGGACCTGCCACCTGGCGACGAGCAGTGGCGGGAGCGGTTGGCAACCGTCCGCGACATGACCGAGCGGACAATCGTCGAGATTCGGCGGCTGATCGCCGCGCTTTCTCCAGCCGTCCTGGAGCAACTTGGGCTTGCGCCGGCCCTGCGGCAGATGGTGAACCGGTTCCGCATGGCGCATCCCGTCACCGTGAAGCTGCAAATCGGCCGTCTGGAGCCGCTGAGCAAGCAACTGGAAACCATCGGATACCGGTTGGTTCAGGAGTGCCTGAACAACGTCGCGAAGCATTCCTCCTGTGAAGAGGTAAACATTTCTGTCCAGACTGACGATGGAATTTTGAGGTTGCTTGTCGAGGACGACGGCGTAGGATTCCACGTGGAGGACAGAGTGCTCAACCCCGACTCGTTCGGGCTCGCCGGAATCCGGGAGCGTGTCACGCTTCTCGGGGGGCAGTGCCGGATCGAGAGCACTCCGCGCCAACCACGGAGCCGGAAACGCTCGGGAACACGAGTCATCGTGGAACTGCCGGTCACCGGCGGCAGTTCGGCTCTGGAGGTCGCGAACGCCGGCCGCGGGATCACCGCCGCGGCGATGATTCCCTCCGAGGACAGGCCGCCGGCAGGGGAGAGCGTCTTCCGGCCGGCTCGCGGACGAAAGACCGGGGATAGGGCCGGCGTTGGTAACGCCGTCGGGAGATAG
- a CDS encoding exostosin family protein, whose translation MPRIYTEFTAPPHLAGRAHPHPAVKHCLDNSNSPFVLVAEPSEADVFVLPYEWSYYVFEGRTGEAKALAAKARQYGKKVWAWHRGDLPPRIPLENCFSCQSALYRSRWTERQIPSPFFIDDPLPSHCGSELKLRQKRERPTVGFCGYGDAVWAKIAYGSYLNLRHNFRSRRADASWETMPWRPATLLRASALKRLDRDARIDTVFRVRRKAFKILSQAAAAPETKPLVTEYFDTILSTDYTLCIRGYGNWSVRLWETLACGRIPIFVDTDCVLPDAGIDWREFAVWVDASELASLPEHLLDFHARLSPREFLEKQRLCRRIWVERFSRDGFMKYLADERLPQLLAPLAPDFDEIAR comes from the coding sequence ATGCCAAGAATCTATACCGAATTCACGGCTCCTCCTCATCTCGCCGGCCGGGCCCATCCGCATCCCGCGGTGAAACATTGCCTGGATAACTCGAACTCGCCGTTCGTACTCGTGGCGGAGCCGTCCGAAGCAGACGTATTTGTGCTGCCTTACGAGTGGAGTTACTACGTATTCGAAGGACGGACCGGGGAAGCAAAAGCGCTGGCGGCCAAGGCGCGACAGTACGGCAAGAAAGTCTGGGCGTGGCACCGGGGCGACCTGCCGCCGAGGATACCGTTAGAGAATTGCTTCTCTTGCCAATCCGCACTCTACCGGTCCCGGTGGACCGAGCGCCAGATCCCCTCCCCATTCTTCATTGATGACCCGCTGCCGTCCCATTGCGGAAGCGAACTGAAGCTCCGGCAGAAGCGGGAGCGGCCCACGGTTGGTTTCTGCGGCTATGGAGACGCCGTTTGGGCCAAGATCGCCTACGGGAGTTATCTCAACCTCAGGCATAACTTCCGCTCGCGGAGGGCGGATGCTTCCTGGGAGACGATGCCTTGGCGGCCCGCGACGCTCCTGCGCGCATCGGCGCTGAAGAGGCTCGACCGCGACGCGCGGATCGATACGGTTTTCCGTGTCCGGAGGAAAGCGTTCAAGATACTCAGCCAGGCGGCGGCGGCTCCGGAGACGAAGCCCTTGGTCACGGAGTACTTCGACACGATCCTGAGCACCGACTACACGCTTTGCATCCGTGGTTATGGCAATTGGTCCGTTCGCCTGTGGGAGACGCTGGCCTGCGGACGGATTCCTATCTTCGTGGACACCGATTGCGTTCTACCGGACGCTGGGATCGACTGGAGGGAGTTCGCGGTTTGGGTGGATGCAAGCGAACTCGCCTCGCTGCCGGAACACCTGTTGGATTTTCACGCCCGGCTGAGTCCGCGGGAGTTCCTCGAGAAACAGCGCCTTTGCCGCCGGATTTGGGTTGAGCGCTTTTCCCGCGACGGCTTTATGAAGTACCTGGCCGACGAACGTTTGCCTCAGCTACTGGCGCCGCTTGCTCCGGACTTCGACGAAATCGCGCGCTGA
- a CDS encoding thiamine pyrophosphate-binding protein, producing MPTGAELFVDAMEQLEIRDIYTLVGDHLNEVLSVAGKRGMRIVDMRHESGVTHAADAHGRIHRKPCISLVTGGPGHTNSLTGIATAFQAASPMIAVSGAPSTALAGRQVFQVIDQVGMAAPVCKWAAQPAAANQIPFYLGKAYQEAVAGRMGPVHLTIPVNLFAAEAANPLAMPPLRQTPAAAPSDAEIERILALLEGAEKPIVITGSGVWWADAGKELKQFLTKTKLPYYSVTMARGILRDDFPTAMGYADGALNKAVHTAFKEADVVLVLGKRIDYRLALGGPRLFRPETKFVQIDIVPQELGHARKIEYGVCADVRSTLRALVDRLPSRPAEKWKSRSAWLKRQRTLRDDWKSKLAAVAEDRTDPIHPAAFFAELGKALPEDILYAWDGGDFIHWGRATLPANNPGGWLRLGPLGTIGSALPNSIALQQAYPDRPVAMITGDGSLGFYVCELDTIVRYNLPIVIIVGNDAGWGLERELQGALCGSTVACELRATRYDLVMKGFGGEGENITRLDEVGPAVKRAFAARKPYLLNVNIRGARSPFTEWQIAGKS from the coding sequence ATGCCCACTGGTGCCGAACTCTTCGTCGACGCGATGGAACAACTCGAGATCCGCGACATCTACACCCTCGTCGGGGATCATCTCAATGAAGTCCTCAGTGTCGCCGGCAAGCGCGGAATGCGCATTGTCGACATGCGGCATGAGTCCGGCGTCACGCACGCCGCGGACGCCCACGGCCGCATTCACCGCAAGCCCTGCATCTCCCTCGTTACCGGCGGTCCGGGCCACACCAACTCCCTCACCGGCATCGCCACCGCGTTCCAGGCCGCCAGCCCGATGATCGCCGTCAGTGGCGCTCCCTCCACGGCCCTCGCCGGTCGCCAGGTCTTCCAGGTGATTGACCAGGTCGGCATGGCCGCCCCCGTCTGCAAGTGGGCGGCGCAGCCGGCGGCCGCCAACCAGATCCCCTTCTACCTCGGCAAGGCATACCAGGAAGCCGTCGCCGGACGCATGGGTCCGGTGCACCTGACGATCCCGGTGAACCTGTTCGCCGCCGAAGCCGCGAATCCGCTGGCGATGCCACCGCTGCGCCAGACTCCCGCCGCCGCGCCATCGGACGCGGAGATCGAACGTATCCTCGCGCTCCTTGAAGGCGCCGAGAAGCCGATCGTCATCACCGGCAGCGGCGTCTGGTGGGCCGACGCCGGCAAGGAACTCAAGCAGTTCCTCACCAAGACCAAGCTTCCCTACTACAGCGTCACCATGGCCCGCGGAATCCTTCGCGACGACTTCCCCACCGCCATGGGCTACGCCGACGGCGCGCTCAACAAAGCCGTCCACACAGCGTTCAAGGAAGCCGACGTGGTGCTCGTGCTCGGCAAGCGCATCGACTACCGGCTCGCGCTCGGCGGTCCGCGCCTGTTCCGGCCCGAGACGAAGTTCGTTCAAATCGACATCGTCCCGCAGGAACTCGGTCACGCGCGTAAGATCGAATACGGCGTCTGCGCCGACGTCCGATCCACGCTGCGCGCCCTGGTGGACCGGCTCCCGTCGCGCCCCGCCGAGAAGTGGAAATCTCGCAGCGCCTGGCTGAAGCGTCAGCGAACGCTGCGTGACGATTGGAAATCCAAACTTGCCGCCGTCGCCGAAGACCGCACCGACCCGATCCACCCGGCCGCCTTCTTCGCCGAACTCGGCAAAGCCCTGCCCGAAGACATTCTCTACGCCTGGGACGGCGGAGACTTCATCCACTGGGGCCGCGCCACGCTTCCTGCGAACAACCCCGGCGGGTGGTTGCGCCTCGGCCCCCTCGGCACTATCGGCTCGGCGCTCCCCAACTCGATCGCCCTGCAGCAGGCCTATCCGGACCGCCCCGTCGCCATGATCACCGGCGACGGATCGTTGGGCTTCTACGTCTGCGAGCTCGACACCATCGTCCGCTACAACCTGCCCATCGTGATCATCGTCGGCAACGACGCCGGCTGGGGCCTCGAACGCGAACTGCAGGGCGCCCTCTGCGGCTCGACGGTCGCCTGCGAACTCCGCGCCACCCGCTACGACCTCGTAATGAAAGGGTTCGGCGGTGAGGGCGAGAACATCACGCGGCTCGACGAGGTCGGCCCGGCGGTGAAGCGCGCCTTCGCCGCGCGCAAGCCGTACCTGCTCAACGTCAATATCCGAGGCGCGCGCAGTCCGTTCACCGAGTGGCAAATTGCGGGAAAGAGCTGA
- a CDS encoding DUF1501 domain-containing protein, whose translation MSPISRRDLFWKAGGGGLGLALANMIAEGATHHTPKAKRLILIFLPGGVSHIDTFDYKPALAAAHGKETQGANTITPFFGKRGTVMQSPWKFRQRGQSGKWVSDLAPHLGGLADDVTFIHSMVARSNSHGPAMFQMATGFIFQGFPSIGSWISYGLGSDNANLPAFVVLPDPHGMPPGGVAQWGNGFLPAAHQGVIFGDYRQPIADLFPPKTVSGRAQAATYDLVTALNEEHRAAHPGEDALVARIKSYELAARMQLSAPEVTDLAGESPKTLEAYGVTNPANDPEMRAYASNCLLARRLIEKGVRCIQLYHGAHFGKPRVNWDAHEDLVGNHGKLARVMDQPTAALIADLKQRGLLGETLVLWTTEFGRLPISEGLGEGGRDHNPEGFTSFLAGPGLKRGYSYGSTDELGYKAVEDPVTLYDLHATILHLMGLDHTRLTFYHNGLQRRLTDVHGHVIEKLLA comes from the coding sequence GTGAGCCCCATATCTCGGCGGGATCTGTTCTGGAAGGCGGGCGGCGGCGGGCTTGGTCTCGCGCTGGCCAATATGATCGCGGAAGGCGCCACGCATCACACGCCCAAAGCGAAGCGGCTGATCTTGATCTTCCTGCCCGGCGGTGTGTCGCACATCGATACGTTCGACTACAAGCCCGCTCTCGCCGCCGCGCACGGGAAAGAAACGCAGGGCGCCAATACCATCACGCCGTTTTTCGGAAAGCGCGGAACCGTGATGCAGAGCCCATGGAAGTTCCGCCAGCGCGGCCAGAGCGGAAAGTGGGTGTCGGACCTGGCGCCGCACCTCGGCGGCCTCGCCGACGACGTCACTTTCATCCACTCGATGGTGGCGCGGTCGAATTCGCACGGTCCAGCGATGTTTCAGATGGCCACCGGGTTCATCTTCCAGGGCTTCCCTTCCATCGGTTCGTGGATCTCCTACGGGCTGGGCAGCGACAACGCGAACCTGCCGGCTTTCGTCGTCCTGCCGGACCCGCACGGAATGCCGCCCGGCGGCGTGGCGCAGTGGGGGAACGGATTCCTTCCCGCCGCCCACCAGGGCGTGATCTTCGGCGATTATCGCCAACCCATCGCCGACCTGTTCCCCCCGAAGACAGTGTCCGGGCGCGCGCAGGCGGCGACCTATGACCTCGTCACCGCCCTCAACGAAGAGCATCGCGCGGCGCACCCCGGCGAGGACGCGCTCGTCGCGCGGATCAAGTCCTACGAACTGGCCGCGCGCATGCAGCTTTCCGCGCCCGAGGTCACCGATCTCGCCGGCGAGTCTCCGAAGACGCTCGAAGCGTATGGTGTGACGAATCCCGCGAACGATCCCGAAATGCGCGCCTATGCCTCAAACTGCCTGCTCGCCCGGCGTCTGATCGAGAAAGGCGTGCGCTGCATCCAGCTCTACCACGGGGCGCACTTCGGAAAGCCGCGCGTGAACTGGGACGCGCACGAGGATCTCGTCGGCAACCACGGCAAGCTCGCCCGTGTGATGGATCAACCAACCGCGGCGCTGATCGCCGACCTCAAGCAGCGTGGACTGCTGGGTGAGACCCTCGTGCTGTGGACCACCGAGTTCGGCCGGCTGCCGATTTCCGAGGGCCTGGGCGAAGGTGGGCGGGACCACAATCCGGAGGGCTTCACCAGCTTTCTCGCCGGGCCGGGGCTCAAGCGCGGCTATTCTTACGGATCGACGGACGAGCTTGGCTACAAAGCAGTGGAAGATCCGGTGACCCTTTATGATCTGCACGCCACCATTCTTCACCTGATGGGGCTCGATCACACGCGGCTCACTTTTTATCACAACGGGTTGCAGCGGCGGCTGACCGACGTCCACGGGCACGTCATCGAAAAACTGCTCGCCTGA